Proteins from one Carassius gibelio isolate Cgi1373 ecotype wild population from Czech Republic chromosome A25, carGib1.2-hapl.c, whole genome shotgun sequence genomic window:
- the LOC127947049 gene encoding carboxypeptidase A1-like encodes MKELLVLTALCVAVFAKKTFEGNQVLRITAKDEAQISLLKELSEQEHLELDFWREPIHESLPVDVHVPFHSLQDVRAFLGNNQIQYDVMIMDVQDLLDDEEREMVKYRSSPKSTDDFVYTDYHNLTEIYSFINMLVAENRKLVSKIVIGRSYKKRPLNVLKFSTGANRPGIWIDTGIHSREWVTQASGTWFAKKIVKDYKRDPVLTDILNNYDIFLEIVTNPDGFAYTHKKNRMWRKTRRSNPGSRCVGVDPNRNWDAGFGGAGSSDNPCSETYRGPTANSESEVKAIVDFVKSHGKLKAFVSIHSYSQMLLYPYGYTHTPAKDNDELNKLAEKTVSALQSLYNTQYRFGSIINTIYQASGGTIDWTYNQGIKYSYTFELRDTGRYGFLLPANQIVPTAEETWLALMTIMKHTRKNPY; translated from the exons ATGAAGGAGCTACTGGTGCTGACTGCTCTGTGTGTGGCCGTGTTTGCCAAAAAGACCTTTGAGGG AAACCAGGTTCTTCGGATCACCGCAAAAGATGAGgcgcagatttctctcctgaagGAGCTTTCTGAACAAGAACATCTCGAG TTGGACTTCTGGAGGGAGCCCATTCATGAGTCCTTGCCTGTGGATGTCCATGTCCCGTTTCACAGTCTCCAGGACGTCAGGGCATTCCTGGGAAACAATCAGATCCAGTATGATGTCATGATCATGGATGTCCAG GACTTGCTGGATGATGAGGAACGTGAGATGGTGAAATATCGTTCCTCTCCAAAAAGTACTGATGACTTTGTCTACACCGACTACCATAACCTGACCGAA ATTTACTCTTTCATAAACATGCTTGTGGCAGAGAACAGAAAACTGGTCAGCAAAATTGTGATTGGTCGGAGCTACAAGAAACGGCCATTGAATGTCTTGAAG TTCAGCACTGGAGCGAACCGTCCAGGTATTTGGATTGACACTGGCATCCACTCCAGAGAATGGGTCACCCAGGCCAGTGGAACCTGGTTCGCCAAAAAA ATCGTGAAAGACTACAAACGTGATCCAGTCCTCACCGACATCCTTAACAACTATGATATCTTCCTGGAGATTGTCACCAACCCTGATGGTTTTGCATACACCCACAAAAAA AACCGCATGTGGCGTAAGACCAGAAGGTCGAACCCTGGCTCCAGGTGTGTTGGTGTTGACCCCAACAGGAACTGGGACGCTGGCTTTGGAG GTGCTGGTTCCAGTGACAACCCTTGCTCTGAGACGTATCGTGGACCCACAGCTAATTCTGAGAGCGAGGTCAAGGCCATTGTGGACTTTGTGAAATCTCACGGCAAACTCAAAGCATTTGTGTCCATCCACAGCTATTCGCAGATGCTCCTTTATCCATACGgatacacacacactcctgcaaaGGACAATGATGAACTG AATAAGCTCGCCGAGAAGACTGTCTCTGCCCTGCAGTCATTGTACAACACTCAGTACAGATTTGGAAGCATCATTAATACCATCT ATCAAGCCAGTGGAGGCACTATTGACTGGACCTACAACCAGGGCATCAAGTACTCCTACACCTTTGAGCTGAGAGACACTGGCAGGTATGGTTTCCTCCTGCCTGCCAATCAAATCGTCCCCACTGCTGAGGAGACCTGGCTGGCCCTGATGACCATCATGAAGCACACCAGGAAAAatccatattaa
- the LOC127946956 gene encoding centrosomal protein of 41 kDa — protein MSVKRGIGDSEYLKKRIPQNQRYQHVKTRLDTGSSLTKYMERLEEARKNYRYRKDELFKRLKVTTFAQLLIQVASVSEHDDNFKDEIEGLEDDVSIFSASPVLDHLSDQTNGSPQPTLPPSQSINNDESGDTAFSPRSTLQSVISGVGEMDLDKNGQRSIPNSPVSTSNIPECPYPDCPYLLLDVRDREQYDQCHIISAYSYPIATLSRTMNPYTKEVLDYKNASGKIIILYDEDERIASQAATTMCERGFENLFMLSGGLKVVAQKFPEGMTTGSIPISCVPSPSGPGGRKRSVPQQTSQPAERKWRFTSEDLSKIQHHLEEVFIPSEPSSRLSSRMSTSSARSKASTVRSRQGSSIAGSESARSRSSQPWK, from the exons ATGTCGGTGAAACGGGGGATTGGCGACTCTGAG TATTTAAAGAAGAGGATTCCACAGAATCAAAGATATCAACATGTAAAAACTCGACTTGATACAG GTTCCAGTCTGACAAAATACATGGAGAGACTAGAGGAGGCAAGGAAAA ACTACAGATATAGGAAGGACGAGCTGTTCAAAAGACTGAAAGTGACTACATTTGCACAGCTG ttaATCCAAGTTGCTTCAGTCTCAGAGCACGATGACAATTTTAAAGATGAAATCGAGGGATTAGAAG ATGATGTTTCAATATTCTCTGCATCACCAGTCCTTGATCATCTGTCCGATCAGACAAATGGTTCCCCCCAGCCGACTCTTCCTCCCTCACAGAGTATCAACAATGATGAATCTGGCGACACTGCATTTTCTCCTAGATCTACACTCCAAAG TGTTATCAGTGGTGTGGGAGAAATGGATCTGGACAAGAACGGACAGAGGAGCATCCCAAACTCTCCAGTGTCTACCTCCAACATCCCAGAGTGCCCTTATCCTGACTGCCCATATCTGTTGCTGGATGTGCGGGACAGAGAGCAGTATGACCAGTGCCATATAATCAGTG CATATAGTTACCCCATTGCGACCTTATCAAGGACAATGAACCCATACACGAAAGAAGTGCTTGATTAT AAAAATGCATCGGGGAAGATCATCATTTTGTATGATGAGGATGAGAGGATAGCAAGTCAAGCTGCCACCACCATGTGTGAGAGAGGCTTCGAGAATCTCTTCATGTTGTCAGGGG GTTTAAAAGTGGTTGCACAGAAGTTCCCTGAGGGAATGACAACTGGCTCCATTCCCATCTCCTGTGTGCCGTCACCCTCGGGACCTGGAGGTCGTAAGCGATCGGTTCCACAGCAGACATCCCAGCCAGCAGAAAGAAAGTGGCGGTTCACCTCAGAAGACCTCAGCAAAATCCAGCATCACCTAGAAGAAGTGTTCATACCCAGTGAGCCCAGCA GTCGTCTCAGCAGCAGAATGTCCACTAGCAGCGCTCGCTCTAAAGCGTCAACAGTTCGGAGTCGACAAGGCTCGTCCATAGCAGGATCAGAAAGTGCTCGTTCACGGAGCAGTCAACCTTGGAAATAA